The proteins below are encoded in one region of Vibrio sp. ED004:
- a CDS encoding DUF3581 domain-containing protein, producing the protein MFLTPYFSTEDNQFQFTREQASHFAKKVAADFNPIHDEDNKRFCVPGDLLFAVLLQKEGISQKMRFDFSGMVGNGIALSVDNKCEKESSLVDEKGKEYLHMSCEGEKSHDQAFIEHVVTNYVKFSGMNFPHIMVPLMEEQQMMINCQRPLVIYESMEVEFTRLDLSHPEVEFSGATFDVEGKRGIVTLNFDFKEDGEVVGKGVKRMVASGLKPYDQASVDDLVNRFNERKEMFLAQFAAAA; encoded by the coding sequence ATGTTTCTGACACCTTACTTTTCTACTGAAGACAATCAATTTCAATTCACTCGTGAACAAGCTAGCCACTTTGCTAAAAAAGTAGCTGCTGACTTCAACCCAATTCACGATGAAGACAACAAGCGCTTCTGCGTGCCTGGCGATCTTTTGTTTGCAGTTCTCCTGCAAAAAGAAGGCATCAGCCAAAAAATGCGTTTTGATTTTTCAGGTATGGTTGGTAACGGTATTGCGCTAAGCGTTGATAACAAGTGCGAGAAAGAAAGCTCACTGGTTGACGAGAAAGGCAAAGAGTACCTACACATGTCGTGTGAAGGTGAAAAGAGCCACGATCAAGCATTCATCGAACACGTAGTAACAAACTACGTTAAGTTCTCTGGCATGAACTTCCCTCACATCATGGTTCCTCTTATGGAAGAGCAACAAATGATGATCAACTGCCAACGCCCTCTTGTGATTTACGAGAGCATGGAAGTTGAATTTACTCGCCTAGACCTATCTCACCCTGAAGTTGAATTCTCTGGCGCGACTTTTGACGTTGAAGGCAAGCGCGGCATCGTGACCCTGAACTTCGATTTCAAAGAAGATGGTGAAGTAGTCGGTAAAGGCGTTAAACGCATGGTAGCAAGCGGCCTTAAGCCATACGACCAAGCTTCTGTAGACGACCTAGTAAACCGCTTCAACGAACGCAAAGAGATGTTTCTAGCTCAGTTCGCAGCCGCCGCTTAA
- a CDS encoding isoprenylcysteine carboxylmethyltransferase family protein, whose protein sequence is MRFLELKVPPVALFILVIVASYFCAQQLSTAAIALPYKLIVLGVGIALSGVVGLSGIWEFRKQKTTVNPIKVETASAVVDSGIFGYTRNPMYLGLFILLFCVGYYFQNIFSILLSFVFVTYMNQFQIKPEERVLEQLFGAEYVDYKQKVRRWI, encoded by the coding sequence ATGAGATTTCTTGAGTTAAAAGTACCACCGGTTGCTCTGTTTATATTGGTAATTGTTGCGTCTTATTTCTGCGCTCAACAACTAAGTACGGCGGCAATAGCATTGCCTTATAAGCTAATCGTTTTAGGTGTTGGAATCGCATTGAGCGGCGTGGTTGGGTTATCCGGTATATGGGAGTTTCGAAAACAGAAAACCACCGTTAACCCGATCAAAGTCGAAACCGCTTCGGCAGTCGTAGACAGCGGCATTTTTGGCTACACCCGAAACCCAATGTATCTAGGGTTATTCATTTTACTGTTTTGCGTTGGCTACTACTTTCAAAACATCTTCAGTATATTACTCAGCTTCGTATTCGTGACTTACATGAATCAATTCCAAATCAAGCCAGAAGAGCGTGTTCTAGAGCAATTGTTCGGCGCTGAATATGTTGATTATAAACAAAAGGTTAGGCGTTGGATTTAG
- a CDS encoding FAD-binding and (Fe-S)-binding domain-containing protein gives MLPRLQLNADVDPVVVRFLDELKTAGFTGDIESQYSSRLAVATDNSVYQQLPQAVILPKTTQDVVLVGKVVSKSAYERVTFSPRGGGTGTNGQSLTKGVVVDLSRYMNKVLEINEKEGWVRVQSGVVKDQLNDAVRPYGYFFSPDLSTSNRATLGGMINTDASGQGSLKYGKTSDHVLSLQAVFADGSCLESDLSHGLPEEGEFAHHALAVTEAVCRDKRAQILDKFPPLNRFLTGYDLKNAINEQDDSFDLTRVLCGAEGSLAFITEAKLNLTNIPKARTLVNVKYNTFDSALRNAPFMVEAKALSVETVDSRVLNLAKQDIVWHTVSDLLTDVPNKEMLGINMVEFAGQDEAEVEQQVQALTAKLETMVESEEAGVIGFQVCSDLASIGRIYNMRKKAVGLLGAAKGRAKPVAFAEDTCVPPENLADFISEFRVLLDSKELNYGMFGHVDAGVLHVRPALDLCDPMQEALMHEVSDEVVKLVAKYGGLMWGEHGKGFRSEYGPDFFGEELFTELRRVKAAFDPHNKMNPGKICTPLESDAELVKVTDTKRGFYDRQIDVQVRDSFKQAMECNGNGLCFNYDTSSPMCPSMKVTADRRHSPKGRAGLVREWLRQLTEQGVDILDLEQEALKDNTPVKTMVERVRNTMNKRHEYDFSHEVHEAMNGCLACKACASQCPIKVDVPSFRSRFLNIYYSRYQRPAKDYLVANIETMLPLMAKAPKVVNAALGQKWIQTATAKTVGYVDAPLMSVPTLKNRLASKELQLFDQQYLEGLSSEEKKQHVLIVQDPFTSFYDAEVIEDFVTLAQKLGKTPVLLPFKPNGKALHIKGFLSRFAREAKSTSDFLSMVADIGIPLVGVDPALVLCYRDEYVEILGDKRGDFDVLTVHEWLMPSLGEFEARSASEEMWYLFAHCTEKTKMPNAEKEWGAIFKHFGAALTSVPVGCCGMAGTFGHEVDKLQMSKDIYGLSWKPRMQDLPKERCLVTGYSCRSQVKRFEGEKLAHPLQALAKIL, from the coding sequence ATGTTACCAAGACTTCAACTCAATGCTGATGTCGATCCAGTTGTCGTACGCTTTTTAGATGAACTAAAAACAGCGGGCTTTACTGGCGACATTGAATCTCAATATTCTAGCCGTTTGGCTGTGGCGACTGATAACAGTGTCTATCAGCAATTGCCGCAGGCGGTCATTCTTCCTAAAACAACGCAAGACGTTGTACTTGTCGGTAAAGTGGTTTCTAAATCCGCTTACGAACGCGTGACTTTTTCCCCTCGTGGCGGTGGTACCGGAACCAACGGACAATCTTTAACAAAAGGTGTCGTGGTTGATTTATCGCGCTACATGAATAAGGTTCTGGAGATTAACGAGAAAGAAGGCTGGGTAAGAGTTCAGTCTGGTGTCGTTAAAGACCAATTGAACGATGCTGTTCGCCCATATGGTTACTTTTTCTCTCCAGACCTTTCTACAAGTAACCGAGCTACACTTGGTGGCATGATCAATACCGATGCTTCGGGCCAAGGGTCGTTGAAGTACGGCAAAACGTCTGACCATGTATTATCGCTGCAAGCGGTGTTCGCAGATGGCTCATGTTTAGAATCTGATTTATCACACGGCTTACCCGAAGAAGGTGAATTTGCTCATCATGCTCTTGCGGTGACTGAGGCTGTGTGTCGAGACAAGCGCGCTCAAATCTTAGATAAATTCCCTCCGCTGAACCGCTTCTTAACCGGCTACGACCTAAAGAACGCAATTAACGAACAAGATGACAGCTTTGACCTGACTCGCGTTTTATGTGGCGCTGAAGGCTCGTTAGCATTCATCACAGAAGCAAAGTTAAACCTAACCAATATTCCAAAAGCGCGCACACTGGTTAACGTGAAATACAACACGTTTGATTCTGCGCTGCGTAATGCGCCTTTCATGGTTGAAGCGAAAGCACTCTCTGTTGAAACGGTGGATTCACGAGTATTGAACCTAGCGAAGCAAGACATTGTTTGGCACACCGTGAGCGACTTGCTGACAGATGTTCCGAACAAAGAGATGCTTGGCATCAACATGGTTGAGTTCGCAGGCCAAGATGAAGCGGAAGTTGAACAGCAGGTTCAAGCGCTGACCGCCAAACTCGAAACTATGGTCGAGAGCGAAGAAGCAGGCGTTATTGGTTTCCAAGTGTGCAGTGATTTGGCAAGTATCGGCCGAATCTACAACATGCGTAAGAAAGCGGTGGGTTTATTAGGTGCGGCGAAAGGCCGAGCTAAGCCGGTCGCTTTCGCTGAGGATACTTGTGTACCACCTGAAAACTTGGCGGATTTCATCTCTGAATTTAGAGTGTTGCTCGATTCAAAAGAGCTGAACTACGGTATGTTTGGTCACGTTGACGCGGGCGTACTTCACGTTCGTCCGGCTTTGGACCTGTGTGATCCGATGCAAGAAGCCTTGATGCACGAAGTCTCTGATGAAGTGGTTAAGCTGGTGGCGAAATACGGTGGCTTGATGTGGGGTGAGCACGGTAAAGGCTTCCGTTCTGAGTATGGCCCTGACTTCTTCGGTGAAGAGCTGTTTACCGAATTAAGACGAGTTAAAGCAGCATTCGACCCGCATAACAAAATGAACCCAGGTAAGATCTGTACGCCTTTAGAAAGTGATGCTGAGTTGGTGAAAGTGACCGACACTAAGCGCGGTTTCTATGATCGCCAGATCGATGTTCAAGTACGTGACAGCTTTAAGCAAGCGATGGAATGTAACGGTAACGGCTTGTGTTTCAACTACGATACGAGCTCGCCAATGTGTCCTTCGATGAAAGTTACGGCTGACCGTCGTCACTCACCGAAAGGCCGCGCAGGCTTAGTTCGAGAATGGTTGCGTCAACTGACTGAACAAGGCGTTGACATTCTCGACCTTGAGCAAGAAGCGCTGAAAGACAACACACCAGTCAAGACTATGGTTGAGCGTGTTCGCAATACGATGAACAAACGCCATGAGTACGACTTCTCGCATGAAGTTCATGAAGCGATGAACGGTTGTTTGGCGTGTAAAGCTTGTGCGAGTCAATGCCCGATAAAAGTTGATGTTCCGAGCTTCCGTTCACGATTCTTAAACATCTACTACTCACGCTACCAACGCCCAGCAAAAGACTATTTAGTGGCGAACATTGAAACCATGCTGCCACTGATGGCGAAAGCGCCAAAAGTAGTGAACGCAGCATTGGGTCAAAAGTGGATACAAACGGCAACCGCCAAAACGGTCGGTTATGTTGACGCACCTTTGATGTCTGTTCCTACACTTAAAAATCGTCTGGCGAGCAAAGAGCTGCAACTTTTCGACCAGCAGTATCTTGAAGGGCTTTCTTCGGAAGAGAAGAAGCAGCATGTATTGATCGTCCAAGATCCGTTTACTAGCTTCTATGATGCAGAGGTGATTGAAGACTTCGTCACTCTAGCTCAAAAGCTAGGCAAAACACCGGTACTGCTGCCATTCAAACCAAATGGTAAAGCGCTGCACATCAAGGGCTTCTTAAGTCGCTTTGCCCGCGAGGCTAAATCGACTTCTGATTTCTTGTCGATGGTAGCTGACATCGGTATTCCTTTAGTGGGTGTCGATCCTGCACTAGTGCTTTGTTACCGCGATGAATATGTCGAGATCTTAGGTGACAAGCGTGGCGACTTTGATGTGCTTACCGTGCACGAATGGTTAATGCCATCGTTGGGTGAATTCGAAGCGCGCTCAGCAAGTGAAGAGATGTGGTACTTGTTCGCTCACTGTACAGAGAAGACCAAGATGCCAAACGCTGAAAAAGAGTGGGGCGCAATCTTTAAACACTTTGGTGCTGCGTTAACCAGTGTTCCTGTCGGCTGTTGTGGTATGGCGGGTACTTTTGGTCACGAAGTCGATAAGTTGCAAATGTCGAAAGACATATACGGTCTAAGTTGGAAGCCAAGGATGCAAGACTTACCGAAAGAGCGTTGCTTAGTGACAGGATATTCATGCCGAAGCCAAGTGAAGCGTTTTGAGGGTGAGAAGCTTGCCCATCCATTGCAGGCGCTCGCAAAAATTCTATAA
- a CDS encoding DUF3334 family protein, with translation MKKSKTVTTEDILLKLCQSVSSVLTSATASQVSYSAMVQKINKTSLKPDFGCFVLFDGGFSGLVVINFTSKAALEIYTNYMRNMGMPENELAVLHTSDEVGDVLGELMNQLVGDFTNKIRKELQTNITQNQPKMLALNKQVNLSVDTNLDRPQARRVTFSTANNNIFYLELAMDKTEFIQLEEFEIAEDECPDSILEATQKKMQEANKPAQSSGNDSAADLLDELGI, from the coding sequence ATGAAAAAAAGCAAAACAGTCACAACTGAAGATATCCTTCTTAAACTATGCCAATCAGTCTCAAGCGTACTGACTTCAGCGACGGCCTCTCAGGTGTCCTATTCAGCCATGGTTCAAAAGATCAACAAGACAAGCCTAAAGCCAGATTTTGGTTGCTTCGTTCTGTTTGACGGCGGCTTTTCTGGTCTTGTTGTGATCAATTTTACGTCGAAAGCAGCGTTAGAGATCTACACCAATTACATGCGCAATATGGGCATGCCTGAAAACGAACTCGCTGTGCTTCATACTTCAGATGAGGTGGGTGATGTCTTGGGTGAGCTGATGAACCAGTTGGTCGGTGACTTCACCAATAAAATCCGCAAAGAGCTACAAACCAATATCACACAAAACCAACCGAAAATGCTCGCTCTGAATAAGCAAGTGAACCTTTCTGTTGATACCAACCTTGATCGTCCACAAGCTCGCCGTGTTACCTTCTCTACCGCCAATAACAACATCTTCTACCTTGAGCTTGCGATGGATAAGACCGAATTCATTCAATTGGAAGAATTTGAAATTGCTGAAGACGAGTGTCCAGACAGCATTCTTGAAGCGACTCAGAAAAAAATGCAAGAAGCGAACAAGCCAGCTCAAAGCTCAGGCAATGACTCTGCAGCAGATCTACTCGATGAACTGGGTATCTAG
- a CDS encoding DUF2786 domain-containing protein, which yields MDKKKALKKIAKCLELGSSANVNEAANAIKMAHNLMLKYGLEKDDIEFIKMGKTQSTHLLPANISSTLLRVIRGINTKFGVEAVLLNHKGLKRVEFIGEADRAIFAAFAFDIIYRELNEHTGQFRNSFAGSGTGSLEVTRRVNSFVSGWVEGALEKLPTITPDDESNNKINNYIDKEFKNIDRETFKQQLKEAMKNLTADYEVGLKKGRKLSVNRPVGGAQAPKKISKS from the coding sequence ATGGATAAGAAAAAAGCCCTAAAGAAAATTGCCAAGTGTCTTGAGCTTGGAAGTTCTGCGAACGTCAATGAAGCTGCCAATGCGATAAAAATGGCGCATAACTTGATGCTGAAATATGGTCTCGAAAAAGACGATATTGAATTTATCAAGATGGGGAAAACTCAATCTACTCACCTGTTACCTGCAAATATCAGTTCTACACTGCTGCGTGTTATTCGCGGTATCAACACCAAATTTGGCGTAGAAGCCGTCTTGCTCAATCACAAAGGCCTCAAACGTGTTGAGTTCATTGGTGAAGCCGATCGCGCAATCTTCGCAGCCTTTGCGTTCGATATCATTTATCGCGAACTGAATGAGCACACTGGTCAATTCAGAAATAGCTTCGCAGGCTCTGGCACAGGGTCATTAGAAGTTACGCGCCGTGTGAACTCGTTTGTTTCAGGTTGGGTTGAAGGTGCGCTTGAAAAACTGCCAACCATCACTCCAGACGACGAATCAAACAACAAGATTAATAACTACATCGATAAAGAGTTCAAAAATATCGACCGTGAAACATTCAAACAACAACTGAAAGAAGCGATGAAGAACCTCACCGCGGATTATGAAGTTGGTTTAAAGAAAGGTCGTAAATTGTCTGTTAATCGACCAGTTGGCGGTGCACAGGCACCTAAAAAGATATCTAAATCATAG
- a CDS encoding OmpA family protein has translation MKKITLALALTIALTGCQATQRQNATTGESETNSATQGALIGALAGAVAGAATGDNSKDRGKRALIGAAGGAAVGGGIGYYFDRQEAALREELMNSGVQVERVGENQLLLRLENGIGFDSGSYALESSIHNTLRGVARILVEYPDTSLVIEGHTDSTGSESTNQILSERRAESVRAFLISQDVAAGRAIARGNGERYPLCDNNTSQGRACNRRVEIQILPLK, from the coding sequence TTGAAAAAAATCACACTAGCCCTCGCGCTTACTATCGCTTTAACGGGTTGTCAGGCAACTCAACGTCAAAACGCGACAACTGGCGAATCTGAGACTAACTCTGCAACTCAAGGCGCTCTAATTGGTGCACTCGCTGGTGCCGTTGCTGGTGCTGCAACTGGTGACAACTCAAAAGACCGTGGTAAACGTGCTCTTATTGGCGCAGCAGGTGGCGCCGCTGTTGGTGGTGGTATTGGTTACTACTTTGACCGCCAAGAAGCAGCCCTTCGCGAAGAGCTAATGAATTCAGGCGTTCAAGTTGAACGCGTTGGCGAGAACCAACTTCTACTTCGTCTAGAAAACGGCATTGGTTTTGACTCTGGTTCTTACGCTTTGGAATCAAGCATTCACAACACACTTCGCGGCGTTGCGCGTATCCTAGTTGAATACCCAGACACAAGCCTAGTGATCGAAGGTCACACGGACAGCACTGGTAGTGAGTCAACTAACCAAATCCTTTCAGAGCGCCGAGCTGAATCTGTTCGTGCATTCTTGATCTCTCAAGATGTAGCAGCAGGTCGTGCTATTGCTCGTGGTAACGGTGAGCGTTACCCTCTATGTGATAACAACACGTCTCAAGGTCGTGCTTGTAACCGCCGCGTAGAAATTCAAATCTTGCCGCTTAAGTAG
- a CDS encoding tetratricopeptide repeat protein, which translates to MLILSNFLSPSPLRTLLLAYIFATIQLFSTHLVHAESSPQLSVNSQPQDPVSQYQLAQAYELGTEVPKNINDAFYWYSQSADNGNADAQFKLGEWYLAGTSVEQDNKLALEWFIKTALQGNKRAPSEVAKIYESSLAKDLLQPLDAAQLWYEAALKNNPDAEDGYNRVLEAQFNQQRAKQISSIEQLNDNVSAEANTNPPSTFPSTLTSRDQATRSNLTSSDYMIGAVLAVLVAIVSISATLVISRKRQGLKSGELNQQQQTLEAQLSAKDFTIKQQKRQLQTIYNELKKQKNNKGLNALQVACALFGYTPRSIPDQKSIKIRYKQLSKIYHPDGHGCDEEMKRLNNALKTILQNVTKP; encoded by the coding sequence TTGCTTATACTATCCAACTTTCTTTCACCATCGCCTCTAAGAACTCTGCTTCTTGCCTACATCTTTGCCACGATACAGTTGTTCTCGACACATTTGGTTCATGCAGAAAGTAGCCCTCAGCTGTCAGTAAACTCACAACCTCAAGACCCTGTATCTCAATACCAATTGGCGCAAGCGTATGAATTGGGAACGGAAGTGCCTAAAAACATCAACGACGCATTCTATTGGTACTCGCAATCTGCAGACAATGGCAATGCAGATGCGCAATTTAAACTCGGTGAATGGTACTTGGCGGGGACAAGCGTCGAGCAAGACAACAAACTTGCATTGGAATGGTTCATCAAAACAGCGCTACAAGGCAACAAGCGCGCTCCCAGTGAGGTGGCAAAGATCTATGAGTCCTCACTTGCGAAAGATCTACTCCAACCATTAGATGCAGCACAGCTATGGTATGAAGCGGCCTTAAAAAACAATCCTGATGCAGAAGATGGCTACAATCGCGTTCTGGAAGCACAGTTCAACCAACAGCGTGCCAAGCAAATCTCTTCGATTGAGCAGCTCAATGACAACGTCAGTGCAGAAGCCAATACAAATCCACCAAGTACCTTCCCTTCGACACTAACGTCTAGAGACCAAGCAACACGTTCTAATCTAACAAGCTCTGACTATATGATTGGCGCAGTGCTGGCCGTTTTGGTTGCAATAGTGAGTATCAGCGCGACTCTGGTTATCTCGCGAAAGCGACAAGGCCTGAAGTCTGGTGAGTTAAATCAGCAGCAACAGACACTGGAAGCACAGCTTAGTGCGAAAGACTTCACCATTAAGCAGCAAAAGCGTCAGCTTCAAACCATCTACAACGAATTGAAGAAGCAGAAAAACAACAAAGGTCTGAATGCTTTGCAAGTGGCCTGTGCTCTCTTTGGCTACACACCTAGATCTATTCCTGACCAAAAGAGCATTAAGATTCGATACAAACAACTCTCTAAAATCTATCACCCTGACGGTCATGGATGTGACGAAGAAATGAAACGTTTGAACAATGCGCTAAAAACCATTTTACAAAATGTTACAAAACCGTAA
- a CDS encoding SulA-like leucine-rich domain-containing protein produces the protein MIQAHVKAQHSSPLVHCAFTSVSRKSKNSNEEALFARMALLSNQHQWLLFTAHTPRPSAKQLKQHNVCCERVIHMKASNQMNEVETVEKAIRSGNASAIVASTSIDSFSQQYLRTLGQRFQCEVFFIDETSERIH, from the coding sequence ATGATTCAAGCACACGTTAAAGCCCAACACTCTAGCCCGCTAGTTCACTGCGCATTTACATCAGTTTCTCGTAAAAGCAAAAACTCAAACGAGGAAGCGTTGTTCGCAAGAATGGCGTTGCTGTCCAATCAACATCAATGGCTGCTGTTTACTGCTCACACGCCAAGACCATCCGCTAAGCAGCTTAAGCAACACAATGTTTGCTGCGAGCGTGTTATCCATATGAAAGCGTCGAACCAAATGAATGAAGTAGAGACTGTCGAGAAAGCAATACGCTCAGGAAACGCGAGCGCAATCGTTGCGAGTACGTCGATCGACTCATTCAGCCAACAATACCTAAGAACGTTAGGCCAACGCTTTCAATGCGAAGTGTTCTTCATTGATGAAACGTCAGAGCGTATTCACTAA
- a CDS encoding phosphoribosylaminoimidazolesuccinocarboxamide synthase, which translates to MSLADQVLAVNDDLPIRTDKPVHSGKVRSVYWLTEEDSQRLIKEKGYNVAPDAPLAIMVISDRISAFDCIWRGEGNLKGVPGKGAALNAISNHWFKLFKDNGLADSHILDIPHPFVWIVQKARPVMIEAICRQYITGSMWRAYANGEREFCGIEMPEGLEKDKKLPELLITPSTKGILKGIPGVPEADDVNITRNNIEDNFAAFNFTQASDIAHYEKLLKEGFNVISQALAKVDQTFVDTKFEFGYVNDAQGKEKLIYMDEVGTPDSSRIWDTQEYNKGNIVENSKEGFRQFLLNYFPDADILLNKERMPEREALARDNELPLDALMSLSRTYLDIAAKITGGEIVLSDNPKQEIIDVLRADYGLID; encoded by the coding sequence ATGAGCCTTGCTGATCAAGTTCTTGCCGTAAATGATGACCTACCAATCCGTACTGATAAACCTGTCCACAGTGGCAAGGTTCGTTCGGTCTACTGGTTAACTGAAGAAGATAGCCAACGACTAATTAAAGAGAAAGGCTACAATGTAGCGCCCGATGCGCCGTTAGCCATCATGGTGATCAGTGACCGTATCTCTGCGTTTGATTGTATTTGGCGTGGTGAAGGTAATCTTAAAGGTGTTCCAGGTAAGGGAGCCGCTCTGAATGCTATCTCTAACCACTGGTTCAAATTGTTTAAAGACAACGGCCTTGCTGACAGTCACATTCTTGATATCCCTCATCCATTCGTATGGATTGTACAAAAAGCTCGCCCAGTCATGATCGAAGCGATTTGTCGTCAATACATCACAGGCTCTATGTGGCGTGCATACGCGAACGGCGAACGTGAATTCTGCGGTATCGAGATGCCTGAAGGCCTTGAGAAAGACAAGAAATTACCTGAGCTACTGATCACGCCTTCGACAAAAGGGATTTTGAAAGGAATTCCTGGTGTACCAGAAGCTGACGATGTGAACATCACACGTAACAACATTGAAGACAACTTCGCAGCGTTCAACTTTACTCAAGCAAGTGACATTGCGCATTACGAGAAACTTCTAAAAGAAGGCTTCAACGTAATTAGCCAAGCGCTAGCAAAAGTCGATCAAACCTTTGTTGATACGAAATTTGAGTTCGGCTACGTGAACGATGCCCAAGGCAAAGAAAAGCTTATCTACATGGATGAAGTGGGTACGCCAGATTCATCTCGTATTTGGGATACTCAAGAGTACAACAAGGGCAACATCGTCGAAAACTCGAAAGAAGGTTTCCGTCAGTTCTTGCTTAACTACTTCCCTGATGCTGATATTCTTTTGAACAAAGAACGTATGCCAGAGCGTGAAGCGTTAGCTCGTGACAATGAACTTCCTTTGGATGCATTGATGTCTCTGTCTCGTACTTACCTTGATATCGCGGCGAAAATCACCGGTGGCGAGATTGTATTAAGCGACAATCCGAAACAAGAAATCATTGATGTGCTTCGTGCTGATTATGGGCTAATCGATTAA
- a CDS encoding NAD-dependent malic enzyme: MNNDKRPLYIPYAGPALLSTPLLNKGSAFSAEERSSFNLEGLLPETTETIQEQVGRAYKQYCNFESDMDKHIYLRNIQDTNETLFYRLVQNHISEMMPIIYTPTVGAACENFSNIYRRGRGLFISYPNRDRIDDLLNNATNHNVKVIVVTDGERILGLGDQGIGGMGIPIGKLALYTACGGISPAYMLPIVLDVGTNNPQRLADPMYMGWRHPRITGADYDAFVEEFIQAVQRRWPDALVQFEDFAQKNAMPLLERYKDRICCFNDDIQGTAAVTVGSLLAACKAANSKLSDQRITFLGAGSAGCGIAEAIIAQMVSEGISDAQARSQVYMVDRWGLLQEGMQNLLDFQQRLVQTNANTKDWESDGTGFSLLDVVRQAKPTVLVGVSGAPGLFSKEVIKEMNLHCERPIVFPLSNPTSRVEATPNDIIRWTDGQALVATGSPFEPVVHNGTTYPIAQCNNSYIFPGIGLGVLAVNASRITDEMLMESSRALATCSPLAINGSGALLPPLEEIHTVSKKIAFAVGKKAIEQGVALEITEEALQQAIDQHFWQPVYRRYKRTAF, encoded by the coding sequence ATGAACAACGATAAACGCCCTCTATATATCCCTTATGCTGGTCCTGCTCTACTAAGTACCCCTCTTTTAAACAAAGGCAGCGCATTCTCTGCAGAAGAACGCAGTTCTTTCAACCTTGAAGGTTTGTTACCGGAAACAACCGAAACAATCCAAGAGCAAGTAGGACGTGCATACAAACAATATTGTAACTTCGAAAGTGATATGGATAAGCATATCTACCTTCGTAACATCCAAGACACTAATGAAACGCTTTTTTATCGTTTAGTTCAAAACCACATTTCTGAAATGATGCCTATCATTTACACGCCAACGGTTGGCGCAGCATGTGAGAACTTCTCAAATATTTACCGTCGTGGCCGTGGTCTATTTATCTCTTACCCGAACCGCGATCGTATCGATGATCTACTGAATAATGCGACAAACCACAATGTTAAAGTCATCGTGGTTACGGATGGTGAGCGCATTCTTGGTTTGGGAGACCAAGGTATCGGTGGTATGGGTATTCCAATCGGTAAGCTAGCACTTTACACAGCGTGTGGCGGCATCAGCCCAGCTTACATGCTACCAATCGTTCTTGATGTAGGTACAAACAACCCTCAACGTCTTGCTGACCCAATGTACATGGGCTGGCGTCATCCTCGTATCACAGGTGCTGACTACGATGCATTCGTTGAAGAGTTCATCCAAGCAGTTCAACGTCGTTGGCCTGATGCTCTAGTTCAGTTCGAAGATTTCGCACAAAAGAACGCAATGCCACTGCTTGAGCGCTACAAAGATCGCATCTGTTGTTTCAACGATGATATCCAAGGCACAGCAGCAGTAACGGTAGGTTCTCTACTTGCAGCATGTAAAGCAGCAAACAGCAAATTGTCAGACCAACGTATCACCTTCTTGGGTGCGGGTTCTGCGGGTTGTGGTATTGCTGAAGCTATCATTGCTCAAATGGTGTCTGAAGGTATCAGCGATGCACAAGCTCGCTCTCAAGTTTACATGGTTGACCGTTGGGGTCTGCTACAGGAAGGCATGCAGAACCTGCTTGATTTCCAACAGCGCCTAGTTCAAACCAACGCGAATACTAAAGATTGGGAAAGCGATGGCACTGGCTTCTCACTACTAGACGTTGTTCGTCAAGCTAAACCAACAGTATTAGTTGGTGTATCTGGTGCGCCGGGTCTGTTCAGCAAAGAAGTTATCAAAGAGATGAACCTTCACTGCGAACGCCCTATCGTGTTCCCACTGTCGAACCCAACTAGCCGTGTTGAAGCAACGCCAAACGACATCATTCGTTGGACTGATGGCCAAGCACTTGTTGCAACAGGTAGCCCATTTGAGCCAGTGGTTCACAATGGTACTACTTACCCAATCGCTCAGTGTAACAACAGCTACATCTTCCCTGGTATTGGCCTTGGTGTATTGGCTGTGAACGCTTCACGCATCACTGACGAAATGCTAATGGAATCAAGCCGTGCGCTTGCAACGTGTTCTCCGCTAGCAATCAACGGTTCAGGCGCTCTACTTCCACCATTGGAAGAGATCCACACGGTATCTAAGAAGATCGCTTTTGCTGTTGGTAAGAAAGCGATTGAACAAGGTGTTGCACTAGAGATCACTGAAGAAGCGCTACAACAAGCGATTGACCAGCACTTCTGGCAACCGGTTTACCGTCGCTACAAGCGTACTGCATTCTAA